A window of Hevea brasiliensis isolate MT/VB/25A 57/8 chromosome 14, ASM3005281v1, whole genome shotgun sequence contains these coding sequences:
- the LOC110633868 gene encoding uncharacterized protein LOC110633868 isoform X2: MAKNIVSQLLADGFNYPNWSVCMKNYLMANDLWDIVEATTEAPNPEEAEAEFKAWRKKNAAALHAIQISCMPHILFQIKEISSARICWDTLAKMHEVKSPGDQILPQEAELPPVEVLLQLPAAGNPGTERDAYVEFLPLHNAIEIGDLNDVREFLRRRPDAVCKKLIDNGFTALHLATSTGKLKMVEELVKLLTEEELKVTDNLGGTALLLAAATGATRIAECLIEKNRELVIIPGNEHNLPVIMACTYRHKDMARYLYSITPFELLRPENGVYGSLLLYASIFSKMFGNSLTSLVISKLEKQGFYLFILTDFVCFFLIMLQIQDISLDLLQKCPPLATTLTSIPQILATEFGQGITPLIQLSGQSDLFPSSVRFVFWKRWIYSCIQVQLPAAQHTDVRISIPQDGHAHPESILVRGLGLLRRFGSNLLQLFGIKQIYDTKLTHAYALELLHWMCKHISTIDNTKLQQSGVYEAFFEAIKFGTIEVVIEMLKANPSLLTVSNFNCRGILQYAVEHRQEKIFSLIYALETKKHLLISLTDYNRNNILHIAAKLAPPDRLASISGAALQMQRELQWYKEVESIVDPSFQENVNMLLEKPKDIFSNQHKQLVSDGEKWMKETATSCTVVGALIITIMFTAAFTVPGGNFQDTGFPIFLHRKSFMTFIISDAISLFASSTSVLMFLGILTSRYAEDDFLKSLPTKLIIGLSTLFISIAAMMVAFCATLIIMFQGELKLVIPITLLAGIPVTLFILLQFPLLVEILVSTYGPGIFDKNMKYWY; the protein is encoded by the exons ATGGCAAAAAATATTGTTTCTCAATTACTAGCGGACGGCTTTAACTATCCAAATTGGAGTGTTTGCATGAAGAATTATTTAATGGCGAATGATCTCTGGGACATTGTTGAAGCAACTACTGAAGCTCCTAATCCAGAAGAGGCTGAAGCTGAATTTAAGGCTTGGAGAAAGAAGAATGCTGCTGCTTTACATGCTATTCAAATATCATGCATGCCTCACATACTTTTCCAGATTAAGGAAATCAGTTCAGCAAGGATTTGTTGGGATACTTTGGCCAAAATGCATGAGGTAAAGTCACCAGGAGATCAAATACTGCCACAAGAAGCTGAATTGCCACCAGTGGAAGTGCTATTACAGCTACCAGCAGCAGGCAATCCAG GGACAGAGAGAGATGCTTATGTTGAATTTCTTCCTCTACACAACGCTATAGAGATAGGTGATTTAAATGATGTGAGAGAATTCCTTCGCCGTCGTCCAGATGCAGTATGCAAAAAGCTTATAGATAATGGTTTTACGGCACTTCATCTTGCAACTTCAACCGGAAAATTGAAGATGGTGGAGGAGTTGGTCAAGTTGTTGACAGAAGAAGAGTTAAAAGTAACTGACAACCTTGGTGGTACAGCTCTTTTACTGGCTGCTGCTACTGGAGCCACAAGAATTGCAGAATGCTTGATAGAAAAGAACAGGGAGTTGGTTATCATTCCCGGAAATGAACACAACCTCCCAGTTATAATGGCATGTACCTACCGCCATAAGGATATGGCCAGATATCTATACTCCATCACTCCATTTGAATTGCTTCGTCCAGAAAATGGAGTATATGGATCTTTGCTTCTTTATGCGTCTATTTTTAGTAAAATGTTTGGTAATAGCCTGACGTCACTAGTCATTTCCAAGCTTGAAAAACAAggattttatctatttattttgacTGATTTTGTTTGTTTCTTTTTGATAATGCTACAAATACAAGACATTTCACTAGATCTTCTCCAGAAATGCCCACCCTTAGCTACTACATTAACCAGCATACCTCAGATTTTAGCTACTGAATTTGGTCAGGGAATCACACCTCTGATTCAATTATCTGGTCAGAGTGATTTATTCCCCAGTAGTGTCCGATTTGTCTTCTGGAAACGATGGATCTATTCTT GCATTCAGGTGCAACTACCTGCTGCCCAGCATACTGATGTTCGAATATCGATTCCACAAGATGGCCACGCGCATCCTGAGAGCATTTTAGTGCGAG GGCTAGGTCTATTGCGAAGATTTGGTTCAAATTTACTTCAATTGTTTG GAATAAAGCAGATTTATGATACAAAGTTGACCCACGCCTATGCTCTTGAACTTTTACATTGGATGTGCAAACATATATCCACTATAGATAACACAAAACTTCAGCAAAGTGGAGTATATGAAGCATTCTTTGAAGCTATCAAATTTGGGACCATTGAAGTTGTTATTGAGATGCTCAAAGCCAATCCCAGTCTTTTAACTGTTTCAAACTTCAACTGCAGAGGCATCCTTCAGTATGCTGTTGAACATCGGCAAGAAAAAATTTTTAGCCTCATATACGCGCTTGAGACAAAAAAGCACTTGCTGATCTCTTTAACTGATTATAATCGAAATAACATTTTACACATTGCAGCGAAGTTAGCACCTCCTGATCGACTTGCGAGCATTTCAGGTGCAGCTTTGCAGATGCAAAGAGAGCTACAGTGGTACAAG GAAGTGGAAAGTATTGTGGATCCTTCATTTCAAGAAAATGTCAACATGCTCCTTGAAAAACCTAAGGATATATTTTCTAATCAACACAAGCAGTTAGTGAGTGATGGAGAGAAATGGATGAAGGAGACAGCAACATCTTGCACAGTTGTAGGCGCTCTTATCATTACTATCATGTTTACAGCAGCATTCACTGTTCCTGGTGGTAACTTTCAAGATACGGGCTTTCCAATATTCTTACATAGAAAatcatttatgacttttataataTCCGATGCAATTTCACTCTTTGCTTCCTCAACATCAGTATTGATGTTCTTAGGAATCCTTACGTCTCGGTATGCAGAGGATGACTTCCTCAAGTCCTTGCCCACTAAGTTAATTATTGGTCTTTCCACCCTTTTCATTTCTATTGCAGCCATGATGGTAGCATTTTGTGCTACTCTTATAATAATGTTTCAGGGAGAGCTAAAACTTGTAATTCCAATTACTTTATTAGCTGGTATTCCTGTCACCCTTTTCATACTGCTGCAATTTCCTCTTCTTGTTGAGATATTAGTATCCACGTACGGACCAGGCATCTTTGATAAAAACATGAAGTATTGGTACTGA
- the LOC110633868 gene encoding uncharacterized protein LOC110633868 isoform X3: MAKNIVSQLLADGFNYPNWSVCMKNYLMANDLWDIVEATTEAPNPEEAEAEFKAWRKKNAAALHAIQISCMPHILFQIKEISSARICWDTLAKMHEVKSPGDQILPQEAELPPVEVLLQLPAAGNPAGTERDAYVEFLPLHNAIEIGDLNDVREFLRRRPDAVCKKLIDNGFTALHLATSTGKLKMVEELVKLLTEEELKVTDNLGGTALLLAAATGATRIAECLIEKNRELVIIPGNEHNLPVIMACTYRHKDMARYLYSITPFELLRPENGVYGSLLLYASIFSKMFDISLDLLQKCPPLATTLTSIPQILATEFGQGITPLIQLSGQSDLFPSSVRFVFWKRWIYSCIQVQLPAAQHTDVRISIPQDGHAHPESILVRGLGLLRRFGSNLLQLFGIKQIYDTKLTHAYALELLHWMCKHISTIDNTKLQQSGVYEAFFEAIKFGTIEVVIEMLKANPSLLTVSNFNCRGILQYAVEHRQEKIFSLIYALETKKHLLISLTDYNRNNILHIAAKLAPPDRLASISGAALQMQRELQWYKEVESIVDPSFQENVNMLLEKPKDIFSNQHKQLVSDGEKWMKETATSCTVVGALIITIMFTAAFTVPGGNFQDTGFPIFLHRKSFMTFIISDAISLFASSTSVLMFLGILTSRYAEDDFLKSLPTKLIIGLSTLFISIAAMMVAFCATLIIMFQGELKLVIPITLLAGIPVTLFILLQFPLLVEILVSTYGPGIFDKNMKYWY; this comes from the exons ATGGCAAAAAATATTGTTTCTCAATTACTAGCGGACGGCTTTAACTATCCAAATTGGAGTGTTTGCATGAAGAATTATTTAATGGCGAATGATCTCTGGGACATTGTTGAAGCAACTACTGAAGCTCCTAATCCAGAAGAGGCTGAAGCTGAATTTAAGGCTTGGAGAAAGAAGAATGCTGCTGCTTTACATGCTATTCAAATATCATGCATGCCTCACATACTTTTCCAGATTAAGGAAATCAGTTCAGCAAGGATTTGTTGGGATACTTTGGCCAAAATGCATGAGGTAAAGTCACCAGGAGATCAAATACTGCCACAAGAAGCTGAATTGCCACCAGTGGAAGTGCTATTACAGCTACCAGCAGCAGGCAATCCAG CAGGGACAGAGAGAGATGCTTATGTTGAATTTCTTCCTCTACACAACGCTATAGAGATAGGTGATTTAAATGATGTGAGAGAATTCCTTCGCCGTCGTCCAGATGCAGTATGCAAAAAGCTTATAGATAATGGTTTTACGGCACTTCATCTTGCAACTTCAACCGGAAAATTGAAGATGGTGGAGGAGTTGGTCAAGTTGTTGACAGAAGAAGAGTTAAAAGTAACTGACAACCTTGGTGGTACAGCTCTTTTACTGGCTGCTGCTACTGGAGCCACAAGAATTGCAGAATGCTTGATAGAAAAGAACAGGGAGTTGGTTATCATTCCCGGAAATGAACACAACCTCCCAGTTATAATGGCATGTACCTACCGCCATAAGGATATGGCCAGATATCTATACTCCATCACTCCATTTGAATTGCTTCGTCCAGAAAATGGAGTATATGGATCTTTGCTTCTTTATGCGTCTATTTTTAGTAAAATGTTTG ACATTTCACTAGATCTTCTCCAGAAATGCCCACCCTTAGCTACTACATTAACCAGCATACCTCAGATTTTAGCTACTGAATTTGGTCAGGGAATCACACCTCTGATTCAATTATCTGGTCAGAGTGATTTATTCCCCAGTAGTGTCCGATTTGTCTTCTGGAAACGATGGATCTATTCTT GCATTCAGGTGCAACTACCTGCTGCCCAGCATACTGATGTTCGAATATCGATTCCACAAGATGGCCACGCGCATCCTGAGAGCATTTTAGTGCGAG GGCTAGGTCTATTGCGAAGATTTGGTTCAAATTTACTTCAATTGTTTG GAATAAAGCAGATTTATGATACAAAGTTGACCCACGCCTATGCTCTTGAACTTTTACATTGGATGTGCAAACATATATCCACTATAGATAACACAAAACTTCAGCAAAGTGGAGTATATGAAGCATTCTTTGAAGCTATCAAATTTGGGACCATTGAAGTTGTTATTGAGATGCTCAAAGCCAATCCCAGTCTTTTAACTGTTTCAAACTTCAACTGCAGAGGCATCCTTCAGTATGCTGTTGAACATCGGCAAGAAAAAATTTTTAGCCTCATATACGCGCTTGAGACAAAAAAGCACTTGCTGATCTCTTTAACTGATTATAATCGAAATAACATTTTACACATTGCAGCGAAGTTAGCACCTCCTGATCGACTTGCGAGCATTTCAGGTGCAGCTTTGCAGATGCAAAGAGAGCTACAGTGGTACAAG GAAGTGGAAAGTATTGTGGATCCTTCATTTCAAGAAAATGTCAACATGCTCCTTGAAAAACCTAAGGATATATTTTCTAATCAACACAAGCAGTTAGTGAGTGATGGAGAGAAATGGATGAAGGAGACAGCAACATCTTGCACAGTTGTAGGCGCTCTTATCATTACTATCATGTTTACAGCAGCATTCACTGTTCCTGGTGGTAACTTTCAAGATACGGGCTTTCCAATATTCTTACATAGAAAatcatttatgacttttataataTCCGATGCAATTTCACTCTTTGCTTCCTCAACATCAGTATTGATGTTCTTAGGAATCCTTACGTCTCGGTATGCAGAGGATGACTTCCTCAAGTCCTTGCCCACTAAGTTAATTATTGGTCTTTCCACCCTTTTCATTTCTATTGCAGCCATGATGGTAGCATTTTGTGCTACTCTTATAATAATGTTTCAGGGAGAGCTAAAACTTGTAATTCCAATTACTTTATTAGCTGGTATTCCTGTCACCCTTTTCATACTGCTGCAATTTCCTCTTCTTGTTGAGATATTAGTATCCACGTACGGACCAGGCATCTTTGATAAAAACATGAAGTATTGGTACTGA
- the LOC110633868 gene encoding uncharacterized protein LOC110633868 isoform X1: MAKNIVSQLLADGFNYPNWSVCMKNYLMANDLWDIVEATTEAPNPEEAEAEFKAWRKKNAAALHAIQISCMPHILFQIKEISSARICWDTLAKMHEVKSPGDQILPQEAELPPVEVLLQLPAAGNPAGTERDAYVEFLPLHNAIEIGDLNDVREFLRRRPDAVCKKLIDNGFTALHLATSTGKLKMVEELVKLLTEEELKVTDNLGGTALLLAAATGATRIAECLIEKNRELVIIPGNEHNLPVIMACTYRHKDMARYLYSITPFELLRPENGVYGSLLLYASIFSKMFGNSLTSLVISKLEKQGFYLFILTDFVCFFLIMLQIQDISLDLLQKCPPLATTLTSIPQILATEFGQGITPLIQLSGQSDLFPSSVRFVFWKRWIYSCIQVQLPAAQHTDVRISIPQDGHAHPESILVRGLGLLRRFGSNLLQLFGIKQIYDTKLTHAYALELLHWMCKHISTIDNTKLQQSGVYEAFFEAIKFGTIEVVIEMLKANPSLLTVSNFNCRGILQYAVEHRQEKIFSLIYALETKKHLLISLTDYNRNNILHIAAKLAPPDRLASISGAALQMQRELQWYKEVESIVDPSFQENVNMLLEKPKDIFSNQHKQLVSDGEKWMKETATSCTVVGALIITIMFTAAFTVPGGNFQDTGFPIFLHRKSFMTFIISDAISLFASSTSVLMFLGILTSRYAEDDFLKSLPTKLIIGLSTLFISIAAMMVAFCATLIIMFQGELKLVIPITLLAGIPVTLFILLQFPLLVEILVSTYGPGIFDKNMKYWY; the protein is encoded by the exons ATGGCAAAAAATATTGTTTCTCAATTACTAGCGGACGGCTTTAACTATCCAAATTGGAGTGTTTGCATGAAGAATTATTTAATGGCGAATGATCTCTGGGACATTGTTGAAGCAACTACTGAAGCTCCTAATCCAGAAGAGGCTGAAGCTGAATTTAAGGCTTGGAGAAAGAAGAATGCTGCTGCTTTACATGCTATTCAAATATCATGCATGCCTCACATACTTTTCCAGATTAAGGAAATCAGTTCAGCAAGGATTTGTTGGGATACTTTGGCCAAAATGCATGAGGTAAAGTCACCAGGAGATCAAATACTGCCACAAGAAGCTGAATTGCCACCAGTGGAAGTGCTATTACAGCTACCAGCAGCAGGCAATCCAG CAGGGACAGAGAGAGATGCTTATGTTGAATTTCTTCCTCTACACAACGCTATAGAGATAGGTGATTTAAATGATGTGAGAGAATTCCTTCGCCGTCGTCCAGATGCAGTATGCAAAAAGCTTATAGATAATGGTTTTACGGCACTTCATCTTGCAACTTCAACCGGAAAATTGAAGATGGTGGAGGAGTTGGTCAAGTTGTTGACAGAAGAAGAGTTAAAAGTAACTGACAACCTTGGTGGTACAGCTCTTTTACTGGCTGCTGCTACTGGAGCCACAAGAATTGCAGAATGCTTGATAGAAAAGAACAGGGAGTTGGTTATCATTCCCGGAAATGAACACAACCTCCCAGTTATAATGGCATGTACCTACCGCCATAAGGATATGGCCAGATATCTATACTCCATCACTCCATTTGAATTGCTTCGTCCAGAAAATGGAGTATATGGATCTTTGCTTCTTTATGCGTCTATTTTTAGTAAAATGTTTGGTAATAGCCTGACGTCACTAGTCATTTCCAAGCTTGAAAAACAAggattttatctatttattttgacTGATTTTGTTTGTTTCTTTTTGATAATGCTACAAATACAAGACATTTCACTAGATCTTCTCCAGAAATGCCCACCCTTAGCTACTACATTAACCAGCATACCTCAGATTTTAGCTACTGAATTTGGTCAGGGAATCACACCTCTGATTCAATTATCTGGTCAGAGTGATTTATTCCCCAGTAGTGTCCGATTTGTCTTCTGGAAACGATGGATCTATTCTT GCATTCAGGTGCAACTACCTGCTGCCCAGCATACTGATGTTCGAATATCGATTCCACAAGATGGCCACGCGCATCCTGAGAGCATTTTAGTGCGAG GGCTAGGTCTATTGCGAAGATTTGGTTCAAATTTACTTCAATTGTTTG GAATAAAGCAGATTTATGATACAAAGTTGACCCACGCCTATGCTCTTGAACTTTTACATTGGATGTGCAAACATATATCCACTATAGATAACACAAAACTTCAGCAAAGTGGAGTATATGAAGCATTCTTTGAAGCTATCAAATTTGGGACCATTGAAGTTGTTATTGAGATGCTCAAAGCCAATCCCAGTCTTTTAACTGTTTCAAACTTCAACTGCAGAGGCATCCTTCAGTATGCTGTTGAACATCGGCAAGAAAAAATTTTTAGCCTCATATACGCGCTTGAGACAAAAAAGCACTTGCTGATCTCTTTAACTGATTATAATCGAAATAACATTTTACACATTGCAGCGAAGTTAGCACCTCCTGATCGACTTGCGAGCATTTCAGGTGCAGCTTTGCAGATGCAAAGAGAGCTACAGTGGTACAAG GAAGTGGAAAGTATTGTGGATCCTTCATTTCAAGAAAATGTCAACATGCTCCTTGAAAAACCTAAGGATATATTTTCTAATCAACACAAGCAGTTAGTGAGTGATGGAGAGAAATGGATGAAGGAGACAGCAACATCTTGCACAGTTGTAGGCGCTCTTATCATTACTATCATGTTTACAGCAGCATTCACTGTTCCTGGTGGTAACTTTCAAGATACGGGCTTTCCAATATTCTTACATAGAAAatcatttatgacttttataataTCCGATGCAATTTCACTCTTTGCTTCCTCAACATCAGTATTGATGTTCTTAGGAATCCTTACGTCTCGGTATGCAGAGGATGACTTCCTCAAGTCCTTGCCCACTAAGTTAATTATTGGTCTTTCCACCCTTTTCATTTCTATTGCAGCCATGATGGTAGCATTTTGTGCTACTCTTATAATAATGTTTCAGGGAGAGCTAAAACTTGTAATTCCAATTACTTTATTAGCTGGTATTCCTGTCACCCTTTTCATACTGCTGCAATTTCCTCTTCTTGTTGAGATATTAGTATCCACGTACGGACCAGGCATCTTTGATAAAAACATGAAGTATTGGTACTGA